One Nocardioidaceae bacterium SCSIO 66511 genomic window carries:
- the glf gene encoding UDP-galactopyranose mutase translates to MNADLVVVGSGLFGLTIAERCANELGLKVLMLDRRHHIGGNAYSEPDPDTGIEVHKYGAHLFHTSNKRVWEYVNRFTSFTGYQHKVFTIFKGRVYPMPVNLATICEYFGKAMSPDEARALVAEQAAEIDGKTAESFEDKGISLVGRPLYEAFFRGYTLKQWQTDPKELPGATLTRLPVRYNFDNRYFNDTYEGLPTDGYTAWLTRMADHPNIEVKLETDFFDLRDDLVGNVPVVYTGPVDQYFDYSAGDLSWRTIDFEYEVKPVGDFQGTSVMNYADEDVPYTRIIEPRHFHPERDYPNDKTVIMREFSRFAVKGDEPYYPINTAEDREKLLKYRDLARAQKQVLFGGRLGTYKYLDMHMAIGSALSMFDNKVRPYFAEGATFESGGVEA, encoded by the coding sequence GTGAACGCTGATCTCGTGGTGGTCGGATCCGGCCTGTTCGGGCTGACCATCGCCGAACGCTGCGCGAACGAGCTCGGTCTCAAGGTGCTCATGCTCGACCGCCGTCACCACATCGGTGGCAACGCGTACAGCGAGCCCGACCCGGACACCGGGATCGAGGTGCACAAGTACGGCGCTCACCTGTTCCACACCTCCAACAAGCGGGTGTGGGAGTACGTCAACCGGTTCACGTCGTTCACCGGCTACCAACACAAGGTGTTCACCATCTTCAAGGGCCGCGTCTACCCGATGCCGGTCAACCTCGCCACGATCTGCGAGTACTTCGGCAAGGCGATGAGCCCCGACGAAGCACGCGCCCTCGTCGCCGAGCAGGCCGCCGAGATCGACGGCAAGACCGCAGAGAGCTTCGAGGACAAGGGCATCTCGCTGGTCGGCCGCCCGCTGTACGAGGCGTTCTTCCGCGGTTACACCCTCAAACAGTGGCAGACCGATCCGAAGGAGCTGCCCGGCGCGACGCTGACCCGGCTGCCGGTCCGCTACAACTTCGACAACCGCTACTTCAACGACACCTACGAGGGTCTGCCCACCGACGGCTACACCGCGTGGCTCACCCGGATGGCCGACCACCCGAACATCGAGGTCAAGCTCGAGACCGACTTCTTCGATCTGCGCGACGACCTCGTCGGCAACGTACCGGTCGTCTACACCGGTCCGGTCGACCAGTACTTCGACTACTCCGCCGGTGACCTGTCGTGGCGCACCATCGACTTCGAGTACGAGGTCAAGCCGGTCGGCGACTTCCAGGGCACGTCGGTGATGAACTACGCCGACGAGGACGTCCCGTACACCCGGATCATCGAACCGCGTCACTTCCACCCCGAGCGCGACTACCCGAACGACAAGACCGTCATCATGCGGGAGTTCTCCCGCTTCGCGGTCAAGGGTGACGAGCCGTACTACCCGATCAACACCGCCGAGGACCGCGAGAAGCTCCTCAAGTACCGCGACCTCGCGAGGGCACAGAAGCAGGTGCTGTTCGGCGGGCGGCTCGGCACGTACAAGTATCTCGACATGCACATGGCGATCGGCTCGGCGCTTTCCATGTTCGACAACAAGGTACGTCCGTACTTCGCAGAGGGCGCCACCTTCGAAAGCGGAGGAGTAGAGGCATGA
- a CDS encoding LCP family protein yields the protein MPDRPNSDDSSSDDAYSWLYDGKPQQPSGPPQQPPADPDATQAVNAPGAQPPPAQPPGTADSTQAIGAQQPYGQQQPYGQQQPGGTAPLPPPNLPPPGSGEGQGPPRERPPKPPRSRRKHPIRNIILILVLVWVVFMIAVPLWAWSKIEKVDAEPDGDRPGDQPGTTYLLVGSDSRDGLSDEEKEELNTGSVGGQRTDTMLLMHVGSGPTTLVSIPRDSNVEIPGHGVRKINEAYTLGDAKLLVETIEQNTGIRVDDYVEIGFGGFANIVDALGGIEICTDQKIDDKDSGAHFEKGCQDVDGPDALAFSRVRKAYATSDLQRVQNQRQVLGNISNKAKSPWTFLNPLRYFNLSSSAADSLKIGKNVGPISLARFAWSLGGAMGGDGLNCTVPLADAGAEQWDTERSEKLFELIADDDTDSIGADICTETGLPKGF from the coding sequence ATGCCCGATCGCCCCAACTCGGACGATTCCTCATCCGACGACGCCTACAGCTGGTTGTACGACGGCAAGCCACAGCAGCCGTCCGGCCCGCCACAGCAGCCGCCTGCTGATCCCGACGCGACCCAGGCCGTGAACGCGCCTGGTGCTCAGCCGCCGCCGGCTCAGCCCCCCGGCACTGCCGACTCGACGCAGGCGATCGGCGCCCAGCAGCCCTACGGTCAGCAACAGCCGTACGGCCAACAACAGCCGGGCGGCACCGCACCGCTTCCTCCGCCGAACCTCCCGCCGCCGGGCTCCGGCGAGGGTCAGGGGCCGCCGCGAGAGCGTCCGCCGAAACCGCCGCGCTCGCGCCGCAAGCACCCGATCCGCAACATCATCTTGATCCTCGTCCTCGTATGGGTCGTCTTCATGATCGCCGTGCCCCTGTGGGCGTGGTCGAAGATCGAGAAGGTCGACGCCGAGCCCGACGGCGACCGCCCGGGCGATCAGCCGGGTACGACGTACCTGCTGGTCGGCTCCGATAGTCGGGACGGCCTCAGCGACGAGGAGAAGGAGGAGCTGAACACCGGCAGCGTGGGGGGTCAGCGAACCGACACGATGCTGTTGATGCATGTCGGCTCCGGACCGACGACCTTGGTGTCGATCCCGCGCGACTCGAACGTCGAGATCCCCGGGCACGGCGTCCGCAAGATCAACGAGGCGTACACGCTAGGTGACGCAAAACTGCTCGTGGAGACCATCGAGCAGAACACCGGCATCCGGGTCGACGACTACGTCGAGATCGGCTTCGGGGGCTTCGCGAACATCGTCGATGCACTCGGCGGCATCGAGATCTGCACCGACCAGAAGATCGATGACAAGGACTCGGGCGCCCACTTCGAGAAGGGTTGTCAGGACGTCGATGGCCCAGACGCGCTCGCGTTCTCCCGCGTGCGCAAGGCATACGCGACGTCCGATCTGCAACGCGTGCAGAACCAGCGGCAGGTGCTCGGCAACATCTCCAACAAGGCGAAGTCGCCGTGGACGTTCCTGAACCCGCTGCGCTACTTCAACCTCTCGTCCAGTGCCGCCGACTCGCTGAAGATCGGCAAGAACGTCGGTCCGATCTCGCTCGCCCGCTTCGCGTGGTCGCTCGGCGGCGCAATGGGCGGCGACGGACTCAACTGCACCGTGCCGCTCGCCGACGCCGGAGCAGAGCAGTGGGATACCGAGCGGTCGGAGAAGCTGTTCGAGTTGATCGCCGACGACGACACCGACTCCATCGGCGCCGACATCTGTACCGAGACCGGCCTACCCAAGGGCTTCTAG
- a CDS encoding M12 family metallo-peptidase: protein MQRRITALGRRAGFLAVAAALVITPLSYASANAPVADDDLWTPTDAEPTDTGDLTPRVEPTEYEAFELDRDALVTQLDAAPSARSRTSTGQIVSVPAPNGDMVDFEVAESPVLQSKLAAKHPEIRTYAGHAVDDPSATIRLDVTPAGFHASVRGAQNQGAWYVDPAYNRPESGKASNLYLSYLGSDLPKPDDGFHETDVREVAQRLAPGVAKRAAGEVSMRTYRLALVSDPSYARYFGTENVLAEKATLINRVNHIYNDDLAIRLVLVNGSEKLNLDTAAKASRPNGPCGEYPCFHKADLESCGGGTLDRNGVVIGQLIGARNYDIGHIGLGVNGGGIAGLGVVGGPAKAVGCTGLPTPEGDFYAIDYVAHEMGHQFGGNHTFNGVNGACSGGNRNAGTSVEPGSGSSVMAYAGICATDDLQPHTDPYFSQRTIEEASAYVSSKRRRVSEIQTVSLRDFDAADDAFKIRTGAGTTAKLKHGKGFTAAKVQAALTKKLGAKSVAVTGWGNGLAEFGDKGFSVVFKGSRAGKNQQELKVIPAGGDVTGLVGETQHGGPNGNGGAVSPTGNDAPTVQAPADKRLPVETPFTLKATGDDDQDSLTYSWEQNDRGKAAGLGLLNPNKTAGPIFRIFGRFANVTPAGTLEYESPGENHTSSDPTRTFPDLKQVLADNTATATGKCPKAPGRRKKACYSEWLPTSAYVGRAGDRKLHFRVTARDHFAEGGGTAYDDVTLTVAPKVGPLFVTEFSAPGEAVRGTRTQPIGWLVNNTNRKGFAPKVRITLSTDGGKTFDTVLAKSTKNDGTANVTWPNVDTKRARIKVEAIGNYFFATNGADFQISAVD, encoded by the coding sequence ATGCAACGCCGCATCACCGCTCTTGGCCGCCGGGCGGGGTTCCTCGCCGTGGCAGCCGCACTCGTCATCACGCCACTGTCGTACGCATCCGCGAACGCTCCGGTGGCAGACGATGACCTCTGGACGCCGACCGACGCCGAGCCGACCGACACCGGCGATCTCACGCCGCGAGTCGAACCCACCGAGTACGAAGCGTTCGAGCTCGACCGCGACGCGCTCGTTACGCAGCTCGATGCGGCGCCTTCGGCCCGAAGTCGTACGAGCACGGGGCAGATCGTGTCCGTGCCCGCACCGAACGGCGATATGGTCGACTTCGAAGTCGCCGAGTCGCCGGTCCTTCAGTCGAAGCTCGCCGCGAAGCATCCCGAGATCCGTACGTACGCGGGGCACGCGGTCGACGACCCGTCGGCGACGATCCGCCTCGACGTCACTCCGGCCGGCTTCCACGCCTCCGTACGCGGGGCGCAGAACCAGGGCGCGTGGTACGTGGACCCGGCGTACAACAGGCCGGAGTCCGGTAAGGCGAGCAACCTGTACCTCAGCTATCTCGGCTCCGATCTGCCGAAGCCCGACGACGGGTTCCACGAGACCGATGTCCGAGAGGTCGCGCAGCGACTCGCACCCGGAGTCGCGAAGCGCGCCGCGGGCGAGGTCTCGATGCGTACGTACCGCCTGGCACTGGTCAGCGACCCGTCGTACGCGCGCTACTTCGGCACCGAGAACGTGCTGGCCGAGAAGGCGACGCTGATCAACCGCGTCAACCACATCTACAACGACGACCTCGCGATCCGGCTCGTCCTCGTCAACGGCAGCGAGAAGCTGAACCTCGACACGGCGGCGAAGGCGAGCCGGCCGAACGGCCCGTGCGGTGAGTATCCCTGCTTCCACAAGGCCGACCTCGAGTCGTGTGGCGGTGGCACCCTCGATCGCAACGGCGTCGTGATCGGGCAGCTCATCGGCGCCCGAAACTACGACATCGGGCACATCGGGCTCGGGGTCAACGGCGGTGGCATCGCCGGCCTCGGTGTTGTCGGCGGACCGGCGAAGGCGGTCGGCTGCACCGGCCTCCCGACGCCGGAGGGCGACTTCTACGCGATCGACTACGTCGCGCACGAGATGGGGCATCAGTTCGGCGGCAACCACACGTTCAACGGCGTCAACGGCGCCTGCTCGGGTGGCAACCGCAACGCAGGCACCTCCGTTGAGCCGGGCAGTGGGTCGTCGGTGATGGCCTACGCCGGTATCTGCGCCACCGATGACCTGCAGCCGCACACCGACCCGTACTTCTCCCAGCGCACCATCGAGGAGGCGAGCGCGTACGTCTCGAGCAAGCGCCGCAGGGTGAGTGAGATCCAGACCGTGTCGCTGCGTGACTTCGACGCTGCCGACGACGCGTTCAAGATCCGAACCGGCGCCGGCACGACCGCGAAGCTCAAGCATGGCAAGGGATTCACGGCCGCGAAGGTGCAGGCCGCGCTGACGAAGAAGCTCGGGGCGAAGTCGGTGGCAGTCACGGGCTGGGGCAACGGTCTTGCGGAGTTCGGCGACAAGGGCTTCTCGGTCGTCTTCAAGGGCAGCCGGGCCGGCAAGAACCAACAGGAGCTGAAGGTCATACCGGCCGGCGGCGATGTCACCGGTCTCGTCGGGGAGACCCAGCACGGCGGTCCGAACGGCAACGGCGGAGCAGTGAGCCCGACCGGCAACGACGCACCGACTGTCCAAGCGCCGGCCGACAAGCGGCTCCCGGTGGAGACGCCGTTCACGTTGAAGGCGACGGGCGACGATGACCAAGACTCGCTCACGTACTCGTGGGAGCAGAACGACCGCGGTAAGGCAGCTGGGCTCGGCCTGCTGAACCCGAATAAGACGGCGGGTCCGATCTTCCGCATCTTCGGCCGCTTCGCGAACGTGACGCCCGCGGGCACGCTCGAGTACGAGTCGCCCGGCGAGAATCACACCAGCTCCGATCCGACCCGTACCTTCCCGGACCTCAAGCAGGTGCTCGCCGACAACACCGCGACGGCGACGGGGAAGTGCCCGAAGGCGCCGGGACGCCGGAAGAAGGCGTGCTACTCGGAATGGCTCCCGACCTCTGCGTACGTCGGACGGGCGGGTGACCGCAAGCTGCACTTCCGCGTCACCGCGCGTGACCACTTCGCCGAGGGCGGCGGCACCGCGTACGACGATGTGACGCTGACCGTCGCGCCGAAGGTGGGCCCGTTGTTCGTGACCGAGTTCTCGGCGCCCGGGGAGGCTGTCCGGGGCACGCGTACGCAGCCGATCGGATGGCTCGTGAACAACACGAACCGCAAGGGATTCGCTCCGAAGGTTCGCATCACGCTGTCGACCGACGGCGGCAAGACCTTCGACACGGTGCTCGCCAAGTCGACGAAGAACGACGGCACCGCCAACGTGACCTGGCCGAACGTCGACACGAAGCGTGCTCGGATCAAGGTCGAGGCGATCGGGAACTACTTCTTCGCGACCAACGGAGCCGACTTCCAGATCTCCGCCGTCGACTAG
- a CDS encoding LCP family protein: MSLDPTRVGGGVRARADTDSARIRFRRAVGLLVMTLVLPGSAQLVAGNRRIGRIALWTSAVVFVTAIVFAIATWRNRDIGLSLLTNTEVLYVVRGVLVVLAVGWAALFVNAWLLGYPPDLRRGQRLAMVGVSSSLCIVTAGTLLSAAHIVAVQRDFITHVFGSTAVSAPEKGRYNVLLLGGDSGADRVGLRPDSLTVASIDAESGRTVLVSLPRNLEHAPFPEGTALDKHFPHGFNRDGGYLNSINTWASEHDELLGDADNPGIEATKQAVEATTGLKINYYAMVNLQGFRDLVDAVGGLTLDVPERLPIGGVGGPVTGHIEPGKQELDGFHALWFARSRATSDDYSRMSRQKCVMSAMLGQLSPQKVLTNVEDIADSSKRLLSTDVPAKDLDTFIDLALKAKGQKMSTVSVVPPKIDTSDPDFDEIRSMVGQAIDKAEGKSSAKSSGDRDKGKSGDPRYEANQANDLSSVC; this comes from the coding sequence ATGTCTCTCGACCCCACACGAGTCGGCGGCGGCGTACGTGCACGTGCCGATACCGACTCTGCCCGAATACGCTTCCGGCGCGCCGTCGGGCTGCTGGTGATGACGCTCGTGCTGCCCGGATCCGCGCAGCTGGTGGCGGGTAACCGCAGGATCGGGCGCATCGCACTGTGGACGTCCGCGGTGGTCTTCGTCACGGCGATCGTGTTCGCCATTGCGACGTGGCGCAACCGCGACATCGGTCTCTCGTTGCTCACCAACACCGAGGTGCTGTACGTCGTACGCGGCGTGCTCGTCGTACTGGCGGTCGGCTGGGCCGCGTTGTTCGTCAACGCCTGGCTGCTCGGCTACCCACCCGACCTGCGGCGCGGGCAGCGGCTCGCGATGGTCGGGGTGAGCTCGTCGCTGTGCATCGTCACCGCCGGTACGCTGCTCTCCGCCGCCCACATCGTCGCCGTACAGCGCGACTTCATCACCCACGTCTTCGGTAGCACTGCGGTCTCCGCACCCGAGAAGGGGCGCTACAACGTGCTCCTGCTCGGCGGAGACTCCGGCGCCGACCGGGTCGGGCTTCGGCCGGACTCGCTCACGGTCGCGAGCATCGACGCCGAGAGCGGGCGTACGGTGCTCGTCTCGCTGCCGCGCAACCTCGAGCACGCGCCGTTTCCCGAGGGCACCGCGCTGGACAAGCACTTCCCGCACGGGTTCAACCGCGACGGCGGCTACCTGAACAGCATCAACACCTGGGCGAGCGAACATGACGAGCTGCTCGGCGATGCCGACAACCCGGGCATCGAGGCGACCAAACAGGCGGTGGAAGCCACAACGGGCCTGAAGATCAACTACTACGCCATGGTCAACCTGCAGGGCTTCCGCGATCTCGTCGATGCCGTCGGCGGCCTCACCCTCGACGTACCCGAGCGGCTTCCGATCGGCGGTGTCGGTGGCCCGGTCACCGGACACATCGAGCCGGGCAAGCAGGAGCTGGACGGCTTCCACGCCCTGTGGTTCGCGCGCAGCCGCGCGACGTCCGACGACTACTCGCGGATGTCGCGACAGAAATGTGTGATGAGTGCCATGCTCGGGCAGCTCAGCCCGCAGAAGGTGCTGACGAACGTCGAGGACATCGCCGACTCCAGCAAACGGCTGCTGAGCACCGACGTACCGGCGAAGGACCTCGACACGTTCATCGACCTCGCGCTCAAGGCGAAGGGGCAGAAGATGTCGACCGTCTCGGTGGTGCCGCCGAAGATCGACACCTCGGATCCCGACTTCGACGAGATACGCAGTATGGTCGGGCAGGCGATCGACAAGGCCGAAGGCAAGTCCTCGGCGAAGAGCTCGGGCGATCGTGACAAGGGCAAGTCCGGCGATCCGAGGTACGAGGCCAACCAGGCGAACGACCTTTCGTCGGTTTGCTGA
- a CDS encoding glycosyltransferase translates to MSPVPFSLLLPVYGGDDPRFLRTAFKSAVDEQTRPPNDVVLIQDGPVSSQLAAEIARIVADSPVPVKHIPLVENVGLGPALDRGIDACGHGVVARMDADDICVPHRFATQLPLIEGGADIVGSGLMEFIDDVDHVVETRVPPVGEEEIRNTARFRDPFNHPTVVYRRDAVVAAGGYQDMPLMEDYLLFARMLANGAMPVNIVEPLVYYRVGAGAYARRGGLGQLRAELELQRRFRSEHITSRTEYVRNVVVRGGYRLVPERVRRAAYRRIIARGGGRQTGETAARPDDSAPA, encoded by the coding sequence ATGAGTCCGGTGCCCTTCTCGCTGCTGCTCCCCGTGTACGGCGGCGACGACCCGAGGTTCCTGCGTACCGCCTTCAAGAGCGCGGTGGACGAGCAGACCAGGCCGCCCAACGACGTCGTGCTGATCCAGGACGGTCCGGTCAGCTCCCAGCTCGCCGCCGAGATCGCACGCATCGTCGCCGACAGCCCGGTGCCGGTGAAGCACATACCGCTCGTCGAGAACGTCGGGCTCGGGCCGGCCCTCGACCGCGGCATCGACGCGTGCGGCCACGGAGTGGTGGCACGGATGGACGCCGACGACATCTGCGTACCTCATCGGTTCGCGACCCAGCTGCCGTTGATCGAGGGCGGCGCCGACATCGTCGGTTCGGGGCTGATGGAGTTCATCGACGACGTCGACCATGTCGTCGAGACGCGGGTACCGCCGGTGGGCGAGGAAGAGATCCGCAACACCGCGCGCTTCCGCGATCCGTTCAACCATCCGACGGTGGTGTACCGCCGCGACGCTGTCGTCGCGGCCGGCGGCTACCAGGACATGCCGCTGATGGAGGACTACCTGCTGTTCGCCCGGATGCTCGCGAACGGCGCGATGCCCGTCAACATCGTCGAGCCGCTCGTCTACTACCGTGTCGGGGCCGGCGCGTATGCTCGACGTGGCGGGCTCGGGCAGTTGCGGGCGGAGTTGGAGCTACAGCGCAGGTTCCGTTCCGAACACATCACCAGCCGCACGGAGTACGTCCGAAACGTGGTCGTACGCGGCGGCTATCGGCTCGTGCCGGAGCGGGTACGCCGCGCGGCGTACCGGCGAATCATCGCCCGCGGCGGCGGGCGACAAACAGGGGAGACCGCGGCACGCCCGGACGATTCGGCTCCGGCGTGA
- a CDS encoding acyl-CoA dehydrogenase family protein yields the protein MFALSDEHQAVRAAVRAVCDAKVAPAAAEVDADARFPQEAYDALVASDFHAAHVPEEYDGAGADALATAIVIEEVARACASSSLIPAVNKLGTMPLLLSASAELKRAYLPKVASGESMFSYCLSEPEAGSDAAGMKTRAVRDGDEYMLNGVKRWITNAGVSDFYTVMAVTDPDAGAKGISAFVVEKTDEGVTFGAPEKKLGIKGSPTREVYLDNVRIPAGRMIGDEGTGFATAMRTLDHTRVTIAAQAVGIAQGALDYALGYVQEREQFGKPIASFQGLQFMIADMGMKVEAARQLTYAAAGRSERGDSDLTFFGASAKAYASDVAMEVTTDAVQLLGGYGFTGDYPVERMMRDAKITQIYEGTNQVQRIVMARQLLGGVQSQL from the coding sequence ATGTTCGCGTTGTCCGATGAGCACCAGGCCGTGCGTGCGGCGGTACGCGCGGTGTGCGATGCCAAGGTCGCGCCCGCCGCTGCCGAGGTCGATGCAGATGCGCGGTTTCCACAGGAGGCGTACGACGCGTTGGTGGCCTCGGACTTCCACGCGGCGCACGTGCCGGAGGAGTACGACGGGGCGGGAGCCGATGCGCTGGCGACCGCGATCGTGATCGAGGAGGTGGCGCGGGCCTGTGCCTCGTCGTCGCTGATCCCGGCGGTCAACAAGCTGGGCACGATGCCGCTGCTGCTATCGGCCTCCGCCGAGCTCAAGCGCGCGTACCTGCCGAAGGTCGCGAGCGGCGAGTCGATGTTCTCGTACTGCCTGTCCGAGCCCGAGGCGGGAAGTGACGCCGCAGGCATGAAGACCCGGGCCGTACGCGACGGCGACGAGTACATGCTGAACGGCGTGAAGCGCTGGATCACCAACGCCGGCGTCTCCGACTTCTACACCGTGATGGCAGTGACCGACCCCGATGCGGGTGCGAAGGGCATCTCGGCGTTCGTGGTCGAGAAGACCGATGAGGGAGTGACCTTCGGTGCGCCGGAGAAGAAGCTCGGCATCAAGGGGTCGCCGACTCGTGAAGTCTACCTCGACAACGTACGCATCCCGGCCGGCCGGATGATCGGTGACGAAGGCACGGGTTTCGCAACGGCCATGCGCACCCTCGATCACACACGGGTGACGATCGCCGCCCAGGCGGTCGGCATCGCGCAGGGCGCCCTCGACTACGCCTTGGGCTACGTGCAGGAGCGCGAGCAGTTCGGTAAGCCGATTGCCTCGTTCCAGGGGCTGCAGTTCATGATCGCCGACATGGGCATGAAGGTCGAGGCGGCACGGCAGCTGACGTACGCGGCCGCGGGACGTTCCGAGCGCGGTGACTCCGATCTGACGTTCTTCGGCGCATCGGCAAAGGCGTACGCCTCCGATGTGGCGATGGAGGTCACGACCGACGCCGTGCAGCTGCTGGGCGGATACGGCTTCACCGGCGACTACCCGGTCGAGCGGATGATGCGCGACGCGAAGATCACCCAGATCTACGAGGGCACCAACCAGGTGCAGCGCATCGTGATGGCGCGCCAGCTGCTCGGCGGCGTCCAGTCACAGCTCTGA
- a CDS encoding IMPACT family protein → MRRVESETAARDVVDAARTEHWRANHHCSAFVIGSDGSPQRSSDDGEPAGTAGRPMLEVLTHTGVSDVVAVVTRYFGGTKLGTGGLARAYSGAVSAALDEAPRVRRELMQVCELSVSHAAAGRVEHDLRTDGWEVLDVAYAATAVMSLAVPDGEVDALAARLGALGIDGRTLRSTGTRWHDAAVR, encoded by the coding sequence CTGCGCAGGGTCGAGTCCGAGACGGCGGCGCGCGACGTTGTCGACGCGGCACGCACCGAGCACTGGCGGGCGAACCACCATTGCTCCGCCTTCGTGATCGGCTCGGACGGGTCGCCGCAACGCAGCAGCGACGACGGTGAGCCCGCGGGCACAGCCGGTCGTCCGATGCTCGAAGTGTTGACCCATACCGGCGTGAGCGACGTCGTCGCGGTCGTCACCCGCTACTTCGGGGGCACCAAGCTCGGCACCGGTGGGCTCGCGCGCGCGTACTCCGGCGCGGTGAGCGCCGCCCTCGACGAGGCGCCGAGGGTACGCCGAGAGCTCATGCAGGTCTGTGAGCTGAGCGTTTCACATGCAGCCGCCGGCCGCGTCGAGCACGACCTCCGTACGGACGGGTGGGAGGTGCTCGACGTCGCGTACGCGGCGACGGCGGTCATGTCGCTGGCGGTGCCCGACGGCGAGGTGGACGCATTGGCCGCGCGACTCGGCGCACTCGGCATCGATGGTCGTACGCTGCGCAGCACCGGGACCCGATGGCACGACGCGGCCGTCCGCTGA
- a CDS encoding glycosyltransferase: MSALPRVVAVVVTWNRRDLLVESLDAIRSQSADVAAIVVVDNASTDDTAATLGSYDDLDVVTLTENTGGAGGFAAGIERALDVHRPDLVWLMDDDTVATPTALQMLVDAYVRAEPTPAVLASRVVWTDGRDHPMNTPRRKPRASESEVREAAAVDAMPVRSASFVSILCEAATIRERGLPIADYFLWNDDFEYSTRLLRGRSGLYCPASVVVHKTKAFGSTDADPGPRFYYEVRNKTWLFTRSSGLAPAEKAIYGASTLRRWARTIAGSRDRSTLWRGLGRGLRDGIRSGPRSNAVVLRDVYQTDDPQGNARKPTEGDPPTS, encoded by the coding sequence GTGAGCGCGCTCCCGCGCGTCGTTGCGGTCGTCGTCACCTGGAACCGCCGCGACCTCCTCGTCGAGTCGCTCGATGCGATCCGGTCGCAGTCGGCGGACGTTGCCGCGATCGTCGTCGTCGACAACGCGTCGACCGATGACACCGCCGCGACCCTTGGCTCGTACGACGACCTCGACGTCGTGACGCTGACCGAGAACACCGGCGGAGCCGGTGGGTTCGCCGCCGGGATCGAGCGTGCGCTCGACGTACACCGGCCCGACCTCGTGTGGCTGATGGACGACGACACGGTCGCGACGCCGACCGCTCTGCAGATGCTGGTCGATGCGTACGTACGTGCAGAGCCGACGCCCGCCGTGCTGGCGAGCCGCGTCGTGTGGACCGACGGCCGCGACCATCCGATGAACACCCCGCGTCGCAAACCGCGCGCCAGCGAGTCCGAGGTACGCGAAGCGGCCGCGGTCGACGCCATGCCGGTGCGCTCGGCGTCGTTCGTGTCGATTCTGTGCGAGGCCGCGACGATCCGTGAGCGTGGACTGCCGATCGCCGACTACTTCCTCTGGAACGACGACTTCGAGTACTCCACCCGGCTGCTGCGCGGACGCAGCGGTCTCTATTGCCCGGCGAGTGTTGTGGTGCACAAGACGAAGGCGTTCGGCTCGACCGACGCCGATCCCGGGCCGCGGTTCTACTACGAGGTACGGAACAAGACCTGGTTGTTCACCCGCAGTAGCGGGTTGGCGCCCGCGGAGAAGGCGATCTACGGGGCCTCGACCCTGCGACGCTGGGCACGCACGATCGCCGGGTCGCGCGACCGCTCGACACTGTGGAGGGGGCTCGGCAGGGGGTTGCGCGACGGGATACGCTCCGGTCCGCGAAGCAACGCGGTCGTGCTCCGAGACGTCTACCAGACGGACGACCCGCAAGGTAACGCCCGAAAGCCTACTGAGGGAGACCCTCCAACCTCATGA